Proteins encoded within one genomic window of Pedobacter africanus:
- a CDS encoding BrxA/BrxB family bacilliredoxin, which produces MYPEYLVEPMRAELTKVGFEELKTAEEVDQALAGEGTVFVVVNSVCGCAAANARPAARLAAANEKHPDKLVTVFAGMEKEAVDRARGYMMPFPPSSPSMALFKDGKLVHMIERHQIEGRPAQMIADSLIGAFDQYC; this is translated from the coding sequence ATGTATCCAGAATATTTAGTTGAACCAATGCGTGCAGAACTTACCAAAGTAGGTTTTGAAGAATTGAAAACAGCAGAAGAGGTAGATCAGGCACTTGCTGGCGAAGGCACGGTGTTCGTGGTTGTAAACTCAGTGTGCGGTTGTGCTGCAGCTAACGCACGTCCGGCAGCAAGACTGGCTGCTGCTAACGAAAAACACCCTGATAAACTGGTGACCGTTTTTGCTGGCATGGAAAAAGAAGCAGTGGACAGGGCCAGAGGTTATATGATGCCTTTCCCTCCATCTTCGCCTTCCATGGCATTATTTAAAGATGGAAAACTGGTACACATGATCGAGCGTCACCAGATCGAAGGGCGTCCGGCACAAATGATTGCCGATAGTTTAATCGGTGCATTTGACCAGTACTGCTAA
- a CDS encoding DUF1599 domain-containing protein — MAANTAQEFDSVIAVCRSLFLKKTKDYGTAWRILRPASITDQIFIKAQRIRTLEEKKISKVGEDISSEYIGIINYCIIAMMQLELDENDPMELDVQAVESVYDQKVQETKELMFNKNHDYGEAWRDMRISSLTDLILMKILRVKQIEDNQGQTLASEGVNANYQDMLNYSVFALIKLGVQ; from the coding sequence TTGGCAGCAAATACAGCTCAGGAATTCGACTCGGTTATAGCGGTATGCAGATCGCTTTTTTTAAAGAAAACAAAAGATTATGGAACCGCATGGCGCATTTTGAGGCCGGCTTCTATTACCGATCAGATCTTTATCAAGGCACAGCGCATCCGCACCCTCGAAGAGAAAAAAATCTCTAAAGTAGGGGAAGACATCAGCTCAGAATATATCGGTATCATCAATTATTGTATCATCGCCATGATGCAGCTGGAACTGGATGAAAATGACCCCATGGAACTGGATGTTCAGGCTGTAGAATCCGTATACGATCAGAAGGTACAGGAAACCAAAGAACTCATGTTCAATAAGAACCACGATTACGGCGAGGCCTGGAGGGATATGCGTATCAGTTCTTTGACCGACCTCATCCTGATGAAAATACTGCGGGTGAAGCAGATTGAAGACAACCAGGGCCAGACCCTGGCTTCCGAAGGCGTAAATGCCAACTACCAGGACATGTTAAATTATTCCGTTTTTGCACTAATTAAATTGGGGGTACAGTAA
- the cdaA gene encoding diadenylate cyclase CdaA: MKGFDFDFLRVSFTDVADIIFVALLIYYIYNLIKNTLAVNLLLGMLIILIIYWVVDALHMRLLSTIINQFMSVGIIALIVIFQPEIRRFLLLIGKNTFLQQNKAWWGYLFGSKNIEQNNLIRIKPIIDACKSMKKSRTGALIVFVKFYDDQLFANSCEMIDSKISKRLLESIFQKYSPLHDGAVVIAENKIKSASCILPLTDNDKLPPQFGLRHRAGIGVSETTDAVAVIISEETGEIAYAKQGRVRMNVSFGELEKLLNKDY, encoded by the coding sequence ATGAAAGGCTTTGATTTTGATTTCCTTAGGGTATCTTTTACAGATGTGGCAGACATTATTTTTGTTGCACTCCTGATCTATTATATTTACAACCTGATTAAAAATACGCTTGCAGTAAACCTGCTGCTGGGGATGCTCATTATCCTCATCATTTACTGGGTGGTGGATGCATTGCATATGCGCCTGCTGTCGACCATCATCAACCAGTTCATGAGTGTGGGCATCATTGCACTGATCGTGATCTTCCAGCCGGAGATCCGGCGTTTCTTACTATTGATTGGCAAGAATACCTTTTTGCAGCAGAACAAGGCCTGGTGGGGTTACCTGTTTGGCAGCAAGAACATTGAGCAGAACAACCTGATCCGCATAAAGCCTATTATCGATGCCTGTAAGAGCATGAAAAAGTCCAGGACCGGGGCCTTGATTGTATTTGTTAAATTTTACGACGACCAGCTGTTTGCCAACAGCTGTGAAATGATAGATTCCAAGATCTCCAAGCGTTTGCTGGAGAGCATCTTCCAGAAGTATAGTCCATTGCACGACGGCGCAGTGGTAATTGCGGAGAACAAGATCAAAAGTGCGAGCTGTATTTTGCCTTTAACGGATAATGATAAGCTACCGCCTCAGTTTGGTTTGCGCCACAGGGCTGGTATTGGTGTTTCGGAAACTACGGACGCGGTTGCGGTAATCATTTCTGAGGAAACAGGTGAAATAGCCTATGCCAAGCAGGGCCGGGTAAGGATGAATGTTTCTTTTGGGGAGCTGGAGAAGCTGCTGAATAAAGATTATTAA
- a CDS encoding ABC transporter permease has product MLRYALKKFLYGLAVMAGVVVVVFILFNILPGDPARMTMGQRSDVSSLEAVRKEFGLDKSKPVQFFLYLNDLSPIGFHENTAEAREKYHYVKLFSVGENVLALKLPYLRRSYQTKRDVTAILSETVPNTFILALTAIIFATIIGVFLGVLSAIHKDTWVDKAANSFAILGISAPSFFAGIIIAWLFGFVLSDYTGLNMSGSLYSYDPFKGEIMTWKNLWLPMLTLGLRPLAIIVQLTRSAMLDVLAQDYIRTARAKGLGRNAIIYKHALKNALNPVITAISGWFASLLAGSFFVEYIFGYNGLGRTTVNALEMSDFPVVMGSILFIALVFVIINILVDVLYAFVDPRVKLA; this is encoded by the coding sequence ATGCTGCGCTACGCCCTTAAAAAGTTCCTGTATGGACTCGCCGTGATGGCAGGGGTGGTAGTTGTGGTTTTCATCCTGTTTAACATTTTGCCCGGAGATCCGGCAAGAATGACCATGGGGCAACGCTCAGATGTTTCTTCGCTGGAAGCAGTAAGGAAAGAATTTGGCCTCGACAAATCAAAGCCCGTACAGTTCTTCCTTTACCTGAACGATCTTTCGCCTATAGGTTTTCATGAAAATACAGCCGAGGCCAGAGAAAAATACCATTACGTAAAACTCTTTTCTGTGGGAGAAAATGTACTGGCCCTCAAATTACCATACCTCCGGCGTTCTTATCAAACCAAAAGGGACGTGACCGCCATCCTGTCAGAAACAGTTCCCAATACCTTTATACTGGCGCTCACGGCCATAATATTTGCCACCATAATCGGGGTGTTCCTGGGCGTGCTGTCAGCCATCCACAAAGATACCTGGGTCGATAAAGCCGCTAATTCCTTTGCCATCCTGGGCATATCCGCACCCTCTTTTTTTGCGGGGATCATCATTGCCTGGTTGTTTGGCTTTGTATTGAGCGATTATACAGGACTCAACATGTCGGGCAGCCTTTATAGTTATGACCCTTTTAAAGGGGAGATTATGACCTGGAAGAACCTCTGGCTTCCCATGCTCACCCTGGGCTTAAGGCCCCTGGCCATTATTGTCCAACTTACCCGCAGTGCCATGCTCGATGTGCTGGCGCAGGATTATATCCGCACCGCCAGGGCCAAAGGGCTGGGCCGAAATGCCATCATTTATAAGCACGCTTTAAAAAATGCTTTAAACCCTGTAATTACTGCTATTTCAGGCTGGTTTGCTTCCCTGCTTGCAGGCTCTTTCTTTGTAGAATACATATTTGGTTACAACGGACTGGGGCGTACTACAGTCAACGCCCTCGAAATGTCCGACTTCCCCGTAGTCATGGGTTCCATTCTTTTCATTGCGCTGGTATTTGTAATTATTAATATTTTGGTAGACGTTTTATATGCCTTTGTTGATCCAAGGGTAAAATTAGCTTAA
- a CDS encoding shikimate kinase: MRIFLIGFMGSGKSTMGKKLATKLGYDFIDLDHEIEKQIGTSISDYFGSHGEAAFRELESQSLKNFAYPQNAVVATGGGTPCFFDNMDWMNASGTSMYIEMPPAALAKRLEGGKEKRPLLRDLDEAGMIAFIESKLSERESFYKRATIIINGINLNADAMRAAILNS; encoded by the coding sequence ATGAGGATATTTCTGATCGGGTTTATGGGCTCCGGTAAAAGCACAATGGGGAAAAAACTTGCTACAAAGCTGGGGTACGACTTTATTGATCTGGATCACGAGATCGAAAAACAAATTGGCACATCCATAAGCGATTATTTTGGCAGTCATGGTGAAGCCGCATTCCGGGAGTTGGAAAGCCAGAGCCTTAAGAACTTCGCTTATCCCCAGAATGCTGTTGTTGCCACAGGTGGTGGCACACCCTGCTTTTTCGACAACATGGACTGGATGAATGCCAGCGGTACATCCATGTATATTGAAATGCCCCCTGCTGCACTGGCAAAAAGGCTCGAAGGCGGTAAAGAAAAAAGGCCCCTGTTAAGGGATCTTGATGAAGCCGGGATGATCGCTTTTATAGAAAGCAAGCTCTCAGAGCGCGAAAGCTTTTATAAACGCGCCACCATCATTATTAACGGGATCAACCTCAATGCCGACGCAATGAGGGCTGCCATACTCAATAGCTAA
- a CDS encoding HAMP domain-containing sensor histidine kinase has protein sequence MKFQNKLTLLFFFIGTIGLIFFHAAIFYFVSDFNFEDFFKRLQARARLAAEININPNGKSAVTQEMRNRYLEKMEDEQDFIIKVDTLKRMQFERPINLPENFYKTIVSKGNARYNKDNRFYYGQLFGTKSGNYIVVVAASDPSGFHELETLRKVLLLVFAVAVLLTYIAGRVFSHYSVMPLRNLIRNVQNISANNLHLRLEELKGNDEMAELVLTFNNMLNRLETAFSTQNNFVSNASHELKTPLAIIIAEIQIMLAQQKMAPDTEASARVILSHAEKLGHIITSLLGLAQTGFDGKKQNWQKIRIDELIMTVADSVKKIDPESIIQIDFSSLPADESELYTEGNVNLLQLALSNILGNACKYSNNQPVEIKLRFENRRIVIAITDHGIGIPENEQQHIFEPFFRASNTSDFEGHGIGLPLTLNIIRLHKGTIGIRSEEQIGTEIKIILPVSNEILISS, from the coding sequence ATGAAATTTCAAAATAAGCTCACCCTCTTATTTTTTTTCATTGGCACGATCGGACTCATCTTTTTCCATGCCGCCATCTTTTATTTTGTGTCCGATTTTAACTTTGAAGATTTCTTTAAGCGCCTGCAGGCCAGGGCCAGACTTGCAGCAGAAATCAATATCAATCCCAATGGGAAGTCGGCAGTAACCCAGGAAATGCGTAACCGCTACCTGGAAAAGATGGAAGATGAACAGGATTTCATCATCAAGGTAGATACGCTAAAGCGCATGCAGTTCGAAAGGCCCATCAACCTTCCCGAAAATTTTTATAAAACCATTGTTTCCAAAGGGAATGCCCGCTACAATAAAGACAATCGATTCTATTACGGGCAATTGTTCGGAACCAAAAGCGGCAACTATATCGTAGTAGTGGCGGCTTCCGATCCATCAGGCTTTCATGAGCTGGAAACGCTTAGGAAGGTTCTGCTTCTGGTCTTTGCAGTCGCTGTGCTCCTCACTTACATTGCCGGCCGCGTATTTTCGCATTATTCAGTAATGCCGCTACGCAACCTGATCCGCAACGTGCAAAATATCTCCGCAAATAACCTTCACCTCCGGCTGGAAGAGCTTAAAGGAAATGACGAAATGGCTGAACTTGTGCTTACCTTTAACAATATGCTTAATCGGCTCGAGACCGCCTTTTCTACCCAGAATAATTTTGTCAGTAATGCCTCTCATGAGTTAAAAACCCCACTGGCAATCATCATTGCAGAAATACAAATTATGCTGGCGCAGCAAAAAATGGCGCCTGATACTGAAGCCTCTGCAAGGGTAATCCTGTCACATGCCGAGAAATTAGGCCACATCATCACCAGTTTACTTGGCCTTGCCCAGACCGGCTTTGACGGGAAAAAACAAAACTGGCAGAAGATCCGTATCGATGAACTCATCATGACCGTTGCAGACTCTGTAAAAAAAATAGATCCTGAAAGTATCATTCAGATCGACTTTTCTTCGCTCCCTGCCGATGAAAGCGAACTTTATACGGAGGGAAATGTCAATCTGCTGCAACTGGCACTAAGTAACATTCTGGGCAATGCCTGTAAATATTCCAACAATCAGCCAGTCGAAATTAAACTAAGGTTTGAGAACAGGCGCATTGTGATTGCGATAACCGATCATGGGATAGGAATACCCGAAAATGAACAACAGCATATTTTTGAGCCTTTTTTTAGGGCATCTAATACCAGCGATTTTGAAGGGCATGGAATAGGCCTTCCACTTACACTCAACATCATCCGCTTGCATAAGGGCACCATAGGCATACGCTCAGAAGAGCAGATCGGTACCGAAATAAAGATTATTTTACCTGTTTCTAATGAAATTCTAATAAGTAGTTAG
- a CDS encoding bestrophin family protein, whose product MLLKENIPAKYIFGKIGKEMMTVALYATLITVLYNNFHVTRISIPIAVPTILGTVISLLLAFKSNQAYDRWWEARTIWGAIVNDSRSLTRQLLTFVDNPYAADDEKAFCERLAKRQIAWCHALSKHLRKQNPLEGLSRLISADDLQYLKNYANVPLALLELQGNDLRNALKLGWINEYQQVQMDKTLSNFSNQMGGCERIKNTVFPVTYSVYIHFSIILFVMLLPFGLIEVFAYATIPLVIAIACSFFLIEKMSIHLQDPFENKPTDTPTTTICTTIERDIKQMLKENYRQEEKLASYSPGKAKMYYIL is encoded by the coding sequence ATGCTGTTAAAAGAAAACATTCCCGCTAAATATATTTTCGGTAAAATAGGAAAGGAAATGATGACGGTAGCCTTGTATGCTACACTGATTACAGTACTGTATAACAATTTTCATGTCACCAGGATTTCCATTCCTATCGCGGTACCCACCATCCTGGGTACAGTTATCTCCTTATTACTGGCTTTCAAGTCTAACCAGGCCTACGATCGATGGTGGGAGGCGCGTACCATCTGGGGCGCTATTGTGAACGATTCCAGGTCGCTGACCCGCCAATTGCTCACTTTTGTTGACAACCCCTATGCGGCCGACGATGAAAAGGCTTTTTGCGAACGCCTGGCAAAGCGGCAAATTGCCTGGTGCCATGCCCTTAGCAAACATTTACGAAAACAAAACCCACTGGAGGGATTGTCACGGCTAATCAGTGCCGATGACCTGCAATACCTGAAAAATTATGCCAACGTTCCCCTGGCACTACTGGAATTGCAGGGAAACGATCTTCGTAATGCCTTAAAGTTAGGTTGGATCAACGAATACCAGCAGGTACAAATGGATAAGACGCTTAGCAATTTTTCAAACCAGATGGGCGGTTGTGAGCGGATCAAGAATACCGTCTTTCCGGTAACTTACAGCGTTTACATCCACTTTTCTATCATTCTTTTCGTCATGTTGTTGCCTTTCGGGCTCATAGAAGTTTTTGCTTACGCTACTATTCCATTGGTAATCGCTATTGCCTGTTCATTCTTTCTTATCGAAAAGATGTCCATTCACCTCCAGGATCCTTTTGAGAACAAGCCAACAGATACACCTACAACAACCATCTGTACTACAATTGAACGCGATATTAAGCAAATGCTGAAAGAGAACTACAGGCAGGAAGAAAAGCTGGCTTCCTATAGTCCAGGCAAAGCTAAAATGTATTATATACTTTAA
- the folP gene encoding dihydropteroate synthase, whose translation MAKDTFLNRKTTLNVKGRLVDLVVPAVMGILNLTSDSFYSKSRMDTVDLALIRAAEIIEEGGMFIDIGAYSSRPGAADVSTEEETEKIVKAVGAISRDFPDILLSIDTFRAGVARAAVEAGAHMINDISAGEMDEAMFETVAGLNVPYIMMHMRGTPQTMQQQTNYQDMMVEIVSYFSKKLYILKKLGLKDIILDPGFGFAKTLDQNYELLRQLHDLDIFELPVLTGLSRKSMIYKFLGGGPEDALNGTTALNTIALMKGANILRVHDVRAAAECIALFRKTQQKNS comes from the coding sequence ATGGCTAAAGATACATTTTTAAACCGAAAGACAACATTAAACGTAAAAGGCAGACTGGTTGACCTGGTTGTTCCGGCTGTTATGGGTATACTGAACCTGACTTCGGATTCTTTTTACAGCAAAAGCCGTATGGATACAGTTGACCTGGCATTAATACGTGCTGCTGAAATCATCGAAGAAGGCGGAATGTTTATCGACATCGGCGCCTATTCTTCGAGGCCTGGCGCGGCAGATGTAAGTACAGAGGAGGAAACCGAAAAGATAGTTAAAGCCGTCGGGGCCATCAGCAGAGATTTTCCGGATATCCTGCTTTCCATCGATACTTTCAGGGCTGGCGTTGCCAGGGCTGCTGTAGAGGCGGGTGCGCACATGATCAACGACATTTCGGCTGGCGAAATGGATGAAGCAATGTTTGAAACTGTAGCTGGCTTAAATGTTCCGTACATCATGATGCACATGAGGGGTACACCACAAACCATGCAGCAACAGACGAATTACCAGGATATGATGGTGGAGATTGTCTCTTATTTTTCGAAAAAGCTTTATATATTAAAAAAACTTGGGCTGAAGGACATTATCCTTGACCCTGGCTTCGGCTTTGCAAAAACGCTCGACCAGAATTATGAACTGCTGCGGCAGCTGCATGACCTGGATATTTTTGAACTGCCGGTATTGACTGGCCTGTCCAGAAAGTCTATGATCTATAAATTTTTAGGCGGCGGACCTGAAGATGCTTTAAACGGCACGACCGCCCTCAATACCATTGCCCTGATGAAAGGGGCAAACATTCTAAGGGTCCATGATGTAAGGGCGGCAGCAGAGTGCATTGCTTTATTCCGGAAAACGCAGCAAAAAAATTCCTAA
- a CDS encoding BT_3928 family protein: MRKIATNFSRIFVGVLFIFSGLIKANDPLGFGYKLQEYFDVFHMSFLGGMATGIAILLCVLEIVLGALLLFGFWSKKVTGGLLAIIVFFTFLTFVSAAFKVVTSCGCFGDAIPLTPWQSFSKDLVLLVLIIYLFINRASIKPVTNNSKVQQGLFALVTLASLGFGIFTYSTLPVLDFLPYKVGANLPQLMKIPEGAKGDEYAIMYKMSNKKTGEKKVMSDKDYLKTEIWKDENWEIVGNPDKVLVKKGYEPKIKDLVINDASGTDYTKELIENPFYNLIIVAYNLDETNENAVAKLNALALNAAQQYNIRTVLLTSSSAQRADAFSKNMKLFAEVFYADAVPLKSMVRSSPGVLLLKNGVVVNKWHYHTVPSFDKLSEEYFSK; the protein is encoded by the coding sequence ATGAGGAAGATTGCCACAAACTTTTCAAGGATATTTGTAGGTGTCCTTTTCATATTTTCAGGATTGATCAAAGCCAATGACCCGCTGGGTTTCGGCTATAAATTGCAGGAGTATTTTGATGTATTCCACATGTCCTTCCTCGGGGGCATGGCTACCGGAATCGCGATATTGTTATGTGTACTGGAAATCGTACTGGGTGCATTGTTGTTGTTTGGCTTCTGGAGTAAAAAGGTAACAGGCGGGCTGCTGGCCATCATTGTCTTTTTCACATTTCTCACCTTTGTATCTGCCGCTTTCAAGGTGGTTACTTCCTGCGGCTGTTTTGGCGACGCCATACCACTTACACCATGGCAGTCCTTTTCAAAGGACCTGGTACTGCTGGTGCTGATTATTTATCTGTTCATCAACAGGGCTAGCATTAAGCCCGTTACCAACAATTCAAAAGTACAGCAAGGCCTGTTTGCCCTGGTAACACTGGCATCCCTGGGCTTTGGCATCTTCACTTACAGCACCCTGCCTGTGCTGGATTTCCTGCCTTATAAAGTAGGGGCAAACCTGCCTCAGCTCATGAAGATCCCCGAAGGTGCCAAAGGCGATGAGTATGCCATCATGTATAAAATGAGCAACAAAAAGACCGGCGAAAAAAAGGTAATGAGCGATAAGGATTACCTGAAAACCGAGATCTGGAAAGATGAAAACTGGGAGATCGTAGGTAATCCCGATAAAGTGCTGGTAAAAAAGGGTTATGAGCCTAAGATCAAAGACCTGGTTATCAATGATGCTTCAGGCACAGACTATACCAAAGAACTGATAGAGAACCCTTTCTATAACCTCATCATTGTGGCTTATAACCTGGATGAAACCAATGAAAACGCAGTGGCCAAACTCAATGCCCTGGCGCTTAATGCTGCCCAGCAGTACAACATCAGAACGGTACTGCTTACCTCCAGCTCGGCGCAGCGTGCAGATGCCTTCAGCAAAAACATGAAACTCTTTGCGGAAGTCTTTTATGCTGATGCTGTACCACTGAAAAGTATGGTGAGATCGAGTCCGGGCGTATTGCTGCTGAAAAATGGGGTAGTGGTCAACAAATGGCACTACCATACCGTTCCTTCATTCGATAAGCTGTCCGAAGAATATTTCAGTAAATAA
- the truA gene encoding tRNA pseudouridine(38-40) synthase TruA — MRYFVHIAYNGLVYNGWQKQPGLTSVQAVLEKTLSDVFKMPVGIIGCGRTDTRVHASQFFFHMDMEQEWDFDLVFRMNKLLPHSIAVFDIIPVAAHRHARFDAVLRSYDYFLHTYKDPFLSNLSSFYLLDKLDFDKMKQAVALLPQYRDYRPFCTSPDKYEHTRCKVMTASLYVNERGDKLRFQISANRFLSRMIRIIMGQLLRIGKGEQSVDEFENYLIEKRTPEMLNPAHPQGLYLSKVSYPYLNLPPRPEFSSILQNEAELSWHQL, encoded by the coding sequence ATGAGGTATTTTGTTCATATAGCTTATAACGGGCTCGTTTACAATGGCTGGCAGAAACAGCCCGGGTTAACAAGCGTACAGGCGGTCCTGGAAAAGACATTGAGCGATGTGTTCAAAATGCCTGTGGGCATTATTGGCTGCGGACGGACGGACACCCGTGTACATGCCAGCCAGTTTTTCTTCCATATGGACATGGAGCAGGAATGGGATTTCGACCTGGTTTTCCGCATGAACAAACTGCTGCCGCACAGCATCGCAGTATTTGACATCATCCCGGTAGCAGCACACCGGCATGCCCGCTTTGATGCGGTACTGCGTTCCTACGATTATTTTCTGCATACCTATAAAGACCCTTTTTTAAGCAACCTGAGTTCATTTTACCTGCTGGACAAACTGGACTTTGATAAAATGAAGCAGGCGGTAGCGCTACTGCCCCAGTACAGGGACTACAGGCCTTTCTGTACCAGTCCGGATAAATACGAGCATACCCGCTGTAAGGTAATGACAGCCAGCCTGTATGTTAATGAGCGGGGCGACAAACTGCGTTTTCAGATCTCGGCCAACAGGTTCCTGAGCAGGATGATCCGCATCATTATGGGGCAGCTGTTAAGAATTGGTAAAGGGGAACAGAGTGTAGATGAATTTGAAAACTACCTGATTGAAAAGCGGACACCGGAAATGCTCAATCCTGCCCATCCCCAGGGCCTTTATTTATCGAAAGTAAGCTATCCGTACCTGAACCTGCCACCCAGGCCGGAGTTTTCGTCGATATTGCAAAATGAGGCCGAACTGAGCTGGCATCAGCTGTAA
- a CDS encoding DoxX family protein, whose translation MTVIQKIERWGDVHHAKWLDVIRIVLGILIFSKGIAIVSNTNSLQDMLLQNNTFGFSGMMWSLAIHIIGFVHLVGGLLIAIGLLTRFAAVIQIPILLCAVFFVNLARGFSALNSELWLSIIVLLLLVLFWVVGSGPFSVDQVMKKRPNLHR comes from the coding sequence ATGACAGTTATTCAAAAAATTGAGCGCTGGGGTGATGTGCACCATGCCAAATGGCTGGATGTGATCCGCATTGTTTTGGGCATCCTGATCTTCAGCAAGGGTATTGCCATTGTAAGCAACACCAACTCATTGCAGGATATGCTGCTGCAAAACAACACTTTTGGGTTTTCGGGCATGATGTGGAGCCTGGCCATTCACATTATCGGCTTTGTACACCTTGTGGGCGGACTGCTGATTGCAATTGGTTTGCTTACCCGTTTTGCTGCAGTGATCCAGATCCCTATCCTGTTATGTGCTGTGTTTTTTGTGAACCTGGCCCGGGGCTTTTCGGCACTGAACAGTGAGTTGTGGTTGTCTATTATTGTGCTGCTGTTACTGGTATTGTTCTGGGTAGTGGGCTCGGGTCCTTTTTCTGTGGACCAGGTGATGAAGAAAAGGCCCAACCTCCACAGGTAA